ATGCTAGGGCAGCCCACCAAAGAGGCAGCAGGGGTTACCCCTGTGACCTTGACCTCTCCTGACCTGCCTTGATTGGTTCACCCGAATGGCCTACTGGGGAGTAGGGGCGGGAGAAATTCTGGGGTCGTTTCTGGGGTCACCCCTGGGATCGGGGGCGTTGTCAGTGGCAACCCCTACTGTCGGACCATGAGCTACTCACTGAGTCTGTTCCTGGTCGACCCCGCCAAGGTCCGGAGCGTCATCGGCTCGGGCGACGACAAGCTGCGCCGCATGATGGGGGGCCGCTTCAAGGCCGAATTCCCCCGCCACGACGACTACTTCGCGTCCGAGATCGAGCAGGGCGCGCCCACGCGGTACGACGCGCTGCGCGCCGTGATCGCGGGCGGACCCTTCGACGAGCGGTTCGGCTTCCAGTACGGGTACGCGTACGAGATGGTCTGCCGCTTCCACGGCCGCTGGCTCGACAACAGCGGCTTCTCGCCGTTCCGGGGCTCCTGGCTGGAGACGGTGGACGAGGGCCTGCAACAGATAGGCGTCACCGCCGTGGAGGTGACCGACTTCAACTACGGTTCGCTGCCGTCGGAGCTGCCCGGCCCGGAGTTCGTGCCCTGCTACGGGGAGTGGAGCGCCGAGGACTGCCAGAAGGCGCTCGCGCAGTGGGAGGCGAGCACGCCGGAGCAGCGCGCCGAACTGGACTCCGAGGTGCTGGAGGCGGTCGAGACGGCCGTGGGGTGGCTGAAGCAGGCCAGAGAGAGGCCGGGGGCAGGGGTGGTCGGCTTCTTCTTCTGATCCGTGCCGCTGAGCGTTCCGCTGCGACCGTTCTCCCGACCCTTACGGACCTGCCCGAGGTGAGTGCCGGGGGTGAGTGCCCGGGGCGAATGTCCGGGGTGAATGCCGTTCAGGCCAGCCGTAGTTCGCCCTCCGGCTGTTCCTTGCCGCTGCCGGTCGGCGAGGACACCAGGGAGAACGGATGCCCTGCCGGGTCAGAGAAGCGGCGCACGTCCCGGCTGAGACCCGCGTTGTTCGGAGTCTCCAGGGGGCGGGCGCCCAGCCCGATGACCTCGCGCTCCGCCTCGTCCATGTCCTCGTCGGCCACCAGGATGCGCAGGTGCGCCTGCTGGGAGTCGTCGGGGCGCGGCCAGCTCGGCGGTGCGTACCCGTGGTCGCGCCGGATCGCCAGGTGCACGCCGTCGTGCCCGATGACCTCCACGAAGTCCATGTCCTCGCCCCGGCGGGTCTCCGCGTCGAACAACCTGGCGTAGAAGGCCGCCAGTTCGTCCGCCTCCGCGCAGTCCAGTACCAGCACCGGCCGCTTCGCCACCGCCATGTCCCTGCCCCCTGTCCCGCCTCTTCGATCTGCCATCGTGTGCTGCGGGTACCCCCGCCGGGCGGGGAAACGCCACCTAGAGAGCGACGGATCGGAGGAACGGGCGACTCCGGGACTCGCTGTCGGGCGGCCTGGCCTCACCGTGCGGTGAACCGGCCGCTTGCCTCCCCGTGCAGCCGCCCCGCGGGCACCTTCCGCCCGAACACCACCGCCACCAGGTCCTGCGCCCGCCCGGACACCTCGCTGCCGGTGCCGTACGACCAGTCCAGGTCCTCCGCCCGCAGTCGTACGCCACCCAGCTTCGCCCCGAAGAACCTCGTGCCCATCGGGCTCGCCGTGCCCAGCACGATCCGCAGCCGGTCCTCGGGGACCCGGCGCTCCAGGCCCAGCGGGATCGTGATGTCCAGCCCGTGCACCACGTCGTGCCCGAGCGCCGAGGCGAAACCGCCGACCGGGGGCGTCCACGGGTGGTCCGCATTCTCCCGAAGAGCCGCGGCCATCGCCTGCCGCGACATCGCCGCCGCCTCCCGGCGGGCGACGCGGTCGGTCATCCGGTCCATGCTGCCGCGCGCCCTGATCAGCTCGCCCACCACCTGGCCGAAGGAGTACCGGAACCCGAACGACAGGTGGGCCGCCACCTCCCGCACCCGCCACCCCGCACACAGCGTCCGCTCGTCCCACCGCTCGGCGGGCAAGGCGTCCAGCAGATCGGCCATTTCACGGCGTTCGGCCGCGATGGCCGCCCGGATCGTCGCGTCGTCGGCCCGCAGTGTCGTGTTCCCCTTGGCTTTCCCCATGCTCACCAGGGTGCGCGGGCCACGGTGACAAGTCCAAGAAGGGTTCCTTCTCACGGCCAGAACCGCGCGTTCTAGCATCGCGCTCATGGAACTTCGCCAACTGCGCTCCTTCGTCACGGTGGTGGAGGAGGCCAACTTCACCCGGGCCGCCGCCCGCCTCCACCTGGCGCAGCCCGGAGTGAGCGCCCAGGTGCGCCAGTTGGAGAAGGAGCTGGGGCAGACGCTGCTCGACAGGTCCGGGCGTACGGTCACCCTCACCGAGGCGGGCGAGGCGATCCTCGTGCACGCCCGCTCGGCACTCGCCGCCGTCGACGCGATGCGCAGCGCCGCCGACGAATTCGCCGGGCTGCTGCGCGGCCGGGTCAGGGTGGGCTCGCTGCTGGGCGCCCCGGCCGAGGCGTTCGGCCTGGCGGGGCTGCTGGCGGACTTCCACGACACGTACCCGGGAGTGGAGTTCTCCCTCACGGAGGACACCTCGCAACGGCTGCTGAACGCCGTACGGCGCGGCGAACTGGACATGGCGCTGGCCTCGCTCGCCGACGAGAGGCCCCCGCCGGGCGTGGACCTCCAGGTCCTGCTGGACGAACCGCTGGAGGCGGTGGTGACGGAGGGCGACCCGCTGGGAGGAGCGGACCCGGGGCTCCCCCTCACCGCCCTCCGTGACCGGCCCCTCATCACCCTCCCGTCCGGCACCGGAGTGCGTGCCGTGCTCGAACGGGCCTGCGCCGAGGCCGGGTTCGAGCCGCTCGTCGCCTTCGAGGCGTCCGCACCCCAGGCCCTGTTCCACCTCGCCGCACGCGGCTTCGGCGTCGCCGTGCTGCCGTACGGCATCGCGCGGCGGCGCGGCGTCGGCCTGCGTACGGTCGTCCTCACCGACCCGTCGCCCCGCGCACGCGTGGCCCTCGCACGGCCCGCCGGGGGCCCTGCGGGCCCGGCCGCCCGCGCCTTCCTCGACCACCTGTCCCGCGCTCTCCCGGAACACCTCACCACCGGCGGCACCGCCGGCGGTCCGCTCCTTGGTCAGCTCAGCCGAACGCGGCCTTCCGGATGATCTCCGCACGGGCCTGGCGGCCCTCCGGGACCGGAGCCAGGACGTAGTCGTGGAAGCCGCCCTCCACCACGTGCAGTTCGGACCGCACCCCGGCCGCCGTGGCGCGCTCGTGCAGCAGGACGCAGTCCGGGTGGAGGATGTCGTGGGTGCCGACCCGGATGTCCAGGTCGCACAGACCGGCGAGCTCCCCGTGCAGCGGGCTGAGCTCGGGGCGCAGCGGATCGTCCCCGTCCGCCCAGGCCAGCCCCGCCTCGACGAGCCCGGCGCTGCTCAGCCAGGGGTCGTACGGCTCGATCGCCGCGATGCCCGGGTTCGTCATGGTCAGGTCGAGCCACGGCGAGATCAGCACCAGCCGCCCCGGCAGGGCGAGCCCCGCACCTGCGAGCGTCTGGACGACGGCCAGGGCCAGCCCGCCGCCCGCCGAGTCCCCGGCATGCGTCACCGCACCGGGCTCGAACTGCTTGAGGAGCTCGGCGTGCACGGCCCGGCCGAGCGGCAGGGCCGCCCGGTGGGTGTGGTCGGGGGTGAGCCCGTACAGCGGCACCTCCACCCGGCAGCCCGCGTCGGCCAGCTGCGAGACGAAGGACCAGTGCTGGCTGACGATCTCGGCGGTGTACGCGCCGCCGTGCCAGTACACGACGGCCCGCCCGGGGGCTTTCTCGCCGCGCGGGATCACGCTGTAGCAGGGGAAGCCCTCCACCTCGCGGACGATCACGCGGTGGCGGCGCAGCAGTGCCAGCGGGGGCGACGGGTCGGCCTTGGGCGCGGCGATGCGTTGGCGCGCCGCCTGCGCCGTGGCGAGGAGCGGCTTGCGCACACCTCGCAGTACGACGGAAAGAACCCGCATCCGCACACTCGCCACGTCCACCACTCCTCTGCCGGGCCTTCCGGACCGGACACGACGCGTGCCCCGGCCGCTCGTTCCGCGATCCTGCCCGCACCGGCACCCTGTGCCAAGGGGCGTCGGCCGAGCGCCCTCAGCCGCCCACGCTGTCCCCGAACCTGCGCTGTCCCCGAACCCGCGCTGTCCCCGAACGTCAGCCCTCGCCGAACGTCAGCTCCCGGCCCTCCGCACGCGGCGCGAAGAACTCCGCCACCGCTTCCGGCGTCACCTCGCCCAACGTCGCGGGCGACCACCTCGGGTTCCGGTCCTTGTCGACGATCTGCGCCCGTACGCCCTCGACCATGTCCGGCCTGCGCAGCGCCCAGCACGACACCCGGTACTCCTGCTCCAGCACCCGCTCCAGCGAGTCCAGTCCCCGCGCCCGCCGCATCGCCTCCAGCGTCACCTTCACCGACGTCGGCGACTTCGCCAGGATCGTCTCCGCCGCCTCCTTCGCCTCCGGCACCCCGCTGTCCGTCAGCCGCCGCACGATCTCCTCGACCGAGTCCGCCGCGTAGCAGCGGTCGATCCACTCACGGCCCTCCCCGAGCACCCCGCCCGCCACCTCGACCTCGCCTGCGTGCCGCCGCACAGCCTCCGCCGCCGGTGCGGAGGCCAGTTCGGCCCGCAGCGTGTCCAGCCGCTCCGACGGTACGAAGTGGTCGGCGAGCCCGCACAGCAGGGCGTCCGCCGCACCCACCGAGCCCCCGGTCAGGGCGAGATGAGTACCGAGCTCCCCGGGCGCGCGCGACAGCAGATACGTACCGCCCACGTCCGGCACGAACCCGATGCCGGTCTCGGGCATGGCGACCCGCGACCGCTCCGTGACGACGCGTACGCTCCCGTGCGCGCTCACCCCGACGCCGCCGCCCATCACGATGCCGTCCATGAGGGTGACGTACGGCTTGGGGTACCGGGCGATCCGCGCGTTCAGCCGGTACTCGTCCCGCCAGAACGCCTCGGTCGCGGTGCCGTCGCCGTCCCGCGCGTCGTCGTGCATGGTCCGGATGTCGCCGCCCGCGCACAGCCCGCGCTCACCCGCGCCGGACAGGACCACGGTGTCGATCTCCGGATCCTTCGCCCAAGCGGCGAGGGTCGCGTCGAGGAGGCGGACCATGGGGTGGGTGAGGGAGTTGAGGGCACGGGGACGGTTGAGGACGAGGTGCCCCGCCCGGCCCTCCACGTGAACGAGAACCGGGGCGTCGGTCTGCTGCGCGGTCATGCGTCGGCCTTTCGCGGAAGTGGAGGAAGGAGCAGGTCGCGGGCGGTCTGCCAGGTACGCGCCTCGGCGGCGGTGAGCAGCCCGCTGCGGTCGTCGGACGGCCGGTACGGGGAGGAGTCGTCCGGTCTGCGGACGACGCACCCCGCCTCGGTGACGAGGAGCGTGCCGGGCGCGTGGTCCCACGGGAGCGTGCGGTGGTAGAGCAGGAAGTCGAGGTCGCCCCGGGCGAGCCGCGGATAGTCGATTCCCGCGCACTTGGTCCCGGGGGACAACGCGCCGAACCGCGAGGCGGACCCCTCGACGTGCGCGCGTGCGGCGGGGGAGAGGAACCCGGTGAGCGCGGCCCCCCGCAGCTCGGCCGGGTCGCCGGGCGCGGCGGAACGCAGAAGCCGACCCGCTCCGCCGTGCGGGGGACGGCCGGGTGCCGCGTCGGTGTGCGGGGGTGACGGGATCGGCGGCGCGGCGCCCCGGCGGCTCTGCGCGGCGGCGCCCTCCGCCGGGGCTGCGTCCGGGCGCGCCGGTCCGCCACCGGTGCGGCCGAAGGGGTCCGCAGGGCTGCGGGTGGCGTCGTAGCGGTGTGCGGGGCTACAGGCGCCGGTCGGGCCGGGGTCGTACCGCACGGAACCGGTGAGCCGCCGGGTCCCGGCCCCGGACCCGCCTCCGGGGACCGGCCCGTCCAGCCGCCACGCCCCCGACCCCTTCTCCGCCACGTAGGCGACCCCCGTCGCCGGTTGCAGGATCCAGGCGGCGACCGTCTCCCCGCCCCGTACCAGCGCCGCCATCACCGCGTAGTCCGCGCGGCCCGCGACGAAGTTGGGGGTGCCGTCCAGGGGGTCGACCAGCCACACTTCCGGCGCGTCGCGTACGGCACGCAGCAGTGCGGGCACCGATGCCGTCGCCTCCTCGCCCACCACCGGCACGTCCCGGAGGCACCGCAGCCGCCGGGTGATCAGGGCCTCCGCCTCCCGGTCGGCCACGGTGACCACCTCGCCGGGGGTCTTCTCCGTGATCTCGCCCTCGCTGAGGGCCCGGTGGCGGGGCAGGATCGCCTCGACGGCTGCCTCGCGCAGGATGTCGGTCACCTCGTCGATCCACATGATCGCCAGGCTAACGGCACCCCTGACGCGCACCTGCGTCAGTGCGCGTTCTCCGTCGGCCGCAGGTCGCGCGGCACCCACGCCCAGGCGATCGCCGCCGCGCCCAGCGTGAGCAGCGAGCCGATCAGGAAGGCCGGGGTGATGGCCGTCGTGTACGCCGCCGAGAAGGTGTCCAGGAGCGAGCGGCCCGCCTCGCCGCCGATGCCCTGGGCCACGTGCGCGGCCTCGCCGACCGAGCCCCGTACGGTCTCCGCCGTCGCCCCGTCCAGGTTCAGGGACGGCAGGTTGGAGCGGTAGAGGGCGGTGGCCAGGCTGCCCAGGATGGCGACGCCGAGCGCCGCGCCCAGCTCGTAGCAGGTCTCCTCGACGGCGGCCGCACCGCCGACCTCGTGCGCCGGGGTCGCCGCCATCAGGGTCACCGAGGCGACCGTGGTGGCGATGCCGACGCCCATGCCGAGGACGGCGAGCGCGACGGCGAACGCCGGGTAGCCGATGGCGGCGAACTGCTGCACCGTCCACGGGAGGGCGAGGCCGACCGTCATGACGAGGAGACCGAAGCCCAGTACGTGCCGGATCGGGAAGCGCTGCATCAGCGACGGCGTCACCATCGAGGTGACGACCAGACCCAGGGACGCGGGCAGCAGCCGGACGCCCGCCTCCAGAGGCGTGTAGCCCTCGCCGTACTGGAACCACTGCGTCACCAGGAAGAGCACCGCGCCCATGCCGACCATGCCGAGGAAGATCGACACGGCGGCGATGGAGAAGGACCGGTTGGCGAACAGGCGGACCTGGAGCAGCGGGCTCTCCAGGCGGAGCTGACGGCGCACGAAGACCGTCAGCGAGATCGCGGCGAGCACCAGGAGCGCCCACGGCAGCGGGTCCGCGAAGCCGCTCTTGCCGAGCTGCTTGATGCCGCCCGCGAGGGCGAGCATGCCGACGATCGACTGACCGACGCCCCACCAGTCCCAGCGGCCACTCCGCGGCGAGTGCGACTCGGGCAGGAACCAGGCGCCCAGCGCGATCACCAGGGCCGCGACCGGGAGGTTCAGCAGGAACGCGGACTGCCAGCCGAAGTCCTCGACGAGGAGACCGCCGACGACCGGGCCGAGCGCCATGCCGCCGCCGAAGACCGCCGCCCACACGGCGTACGCGAAGGCCCGCTCCTTGGCGTCGGTGAAGACGTGCCGGAGGATCGACAGCGTGGACGGCATGATCGCCGCCCCGCCGATGCCGAGCAGCGCCCGCGCGCCGATCACGTGCCACGCCTCGGTGGCGAACACCGCGAGCAGCGACGCCAGCGCGAAGATCGCGAAGCCGGTCAGCAGCATCCTCTTGCGGCCGAACCTGTCACCCAGCGCGCCCGCCGTCACCAGGAGCCCGGAGAGGGCGAGGGCGTAGACGTCGATGATCCACAGCTGTTCGACCGAGCCCGGCTGGAGGTCGGAGACCAAGGACGGGAAGGCCACGTTGAGGATCGTGGTGTCCATGGCTATCAGCAGGAGGCTGCCCGACAGGATCGCCAGGACGATCCAGCGCCGGGGATCCAGCAGCGGGGCGGCGGCCTTGGCGTCGGGCCGGGTGGCGGCGGGGGAGGACATGAGACTTCCGTTTCGAAGAGGACGACATTGCGAGACCGGCGAGCCTCGAATGAGACATCAGTGTCTCACACGAAAGGATGGTGTCCCACTTCTGGAGGGGTGAGACTGTCCTCGACCGCCCGTCGCCGTACGAAAAGGGCTGGTGGCGGGGGCTTCGGACGGTCACGCTGGGCGGATGCTGATCAGAGAAGCCACCGCCGCAGACTGGGCCGCCATCTGGCCCTTCTTCCACGAGATCACCGCAGCGGGGGACACCTTCACCTTCCCCCTCGACCTCGACCACGAGACCGGCCGAGGCTGGTGGATGCTGAACGCCCCGAACCGAACGGTCGTCGCCGTCGACGACGACGGCACCGTCCTGGGCACCGCCAAGATGAACAACAACCAGAACGGCAACGGCGCCCACATCGCCAGCGCCAGCTACATGGTCGACCCCGCCCACGGCGGCCGGGGCGTCGGCCGCGCCCTGGTCGAGCACAGCCTCGACTGGGCCCGGACGAACGGCTTCCGGGGCATGCAGTTCAACGCGGTCGCCGCGACCAACACCCACGCCGTCCGGCTCTACGAACGCCTCGGATTCTGTGTCGTCGGCACGATTCCGGAGGGCTTCCACCACCCCGAGAAGGGGTACGTCGGCCTGCACGTCATGCACCGCCCGCTGTGACCCGGACGGCTCCGGAGCCCGGAGCCCGAGCCGGAGTCTCAGGGGCCGGGTCAGCCTCCAGGGCTACCGGAACGCCGGAACGTAAGCCCCGAGGAGGACCCCGAGTCCAGCCGGAGAGCTGACAGTTCACCGTCGTGCCGCACCTAGCGTCGAAGCAGGACGACAGGAGGCTCAGGGCCGCCTGCGACGCAGGGGAGGACGGCGGACGGCCATGGCGACGCTCACGTACACGCTCAAGGAATTCCGGGGCCAGGCACGACGGCTCCTGCTCACCGGCGCCGCCGTCGCCGTCGGCGTGGCCTTCCTCGTCCTCGCCGTCGGCGGCAGCGGCGCCCTTGTCAGCTCCTTCAGCCAGCTCGCCGCCGCTGAGGTCGGCCCCGCCGCCGTCCAGGTCACGCCGGACCCACGCGGCCCCGATCGCCCCGCCGTGCCCGAGGACGCCGCCGCGAAGGCCGCCCGCGTGGCCGGCGTCGACGCCGTCGCCGCGCGCCGCACCGGCCGCGCCACCGTGCTCACCCCCGCGGGCCGCCCCCTCGACGACCCCGCAGTCGCCCTCTCCCTCACCGGCGACCCGGCCCTGCGCTGGCAGCTCACCGACGGCGGCAGGTGGGCCACCGCCCCCGACGAGGTCATGCTCGACAGCACCACCGCCGACCGCGTCGGCGTGCGCCCCGGCGACCGCCTCCACCTCCTCACCGCCACGGGCGAGCGCACCAGCGCCCTCCTCGCCGGGACCCTCGACACCCGCGCCGCCCCCAGCACCGCGGGGCAGCCCGTCCTCGGCGCCCCCGACGCCACGATCGCCCGGTACGCCACCGGTCTGCGCACCACCCAGCTCGACCTCGCGGTGAAGCCCGGCGCCGAACGGGCCGCCGCCGACGCCGTCCGTACGGCACTCGGCGACGACCTGCGGGTCCGCACCGGCGCCGCCTCCGTCGACGCGGCCACGCGGGACAGCAGCACCCTGTACGGCATCGTCCTCGTCGCGGCCCTCAGCTTCGTGCTCATCGCCATGGCAGTGGCCCGCATGGTCGTCACCAACACCTTCTCCGTCGTGCTCTCCCAGCAGATCCGCCAGCTCGCCCTGCTGCGCTGCATCGGCGCGGACCGCACCGAGGTGCGCCGCCACGTCCGCCGTCAGGGCCTGCTCCTCGGCATCGGCGCGTCCCTCGTGGGCCTCGGCGCCGGCGCGGGCGCGGCGGCGGGCGGCACGCTCCTGCTGTCCACGTTCGACCTCGGCCCGGTCACCGTCGACCTGATGCCCGGCTGGTACGTCTTCGCCCTGGCCTTCCTCTTCGGCGTCCTGCTCACCCTGCTCGCCGTGCGCGCCCCGGCGAAGGCCGCCTCCGCCGTGCCGCCCGTCGCCGCGCTCGGCGGTGCGCACGCCGCGACCCCGGACAGCGCCGGCAGCCGCGTCGTGCGCACCGTGTTCTCCGTGCTGCTGCTGGGCGCAGGCGCGGCGCTGCTCGCCGTCGGCTCCGTGGCGCCCGCGCCGATGAGCCTGCTCGCCGTCACCCTGGGCGCGATCCTCAGCTTCTTCGGCGTGCTGCGGCTCGCCCGCTGGCTGCTGCCGCCCGTCGTGACGGTCCTCGCCCTCCCGGCCCGCCGCCTCTTCGGCACCACCGGCAGACTCGCCGCCCAGCAACTGCACCGCAATCCGGGCCGCACCGGCTCCGCGGCCTCCGCCCTGCTGGTCGGCGTCACCGTGATGGTCGCCGCCGCGACCGTGGTCTCCACCACCGGCGGCTCCCTCAACGACCTGTTGTCCTCCCGGCAGCCCGGCGCGTTCTCCCTGGTCACCGACAAGAAGCAGGTGCCGCAGGAGGCGCTGGACGCGATCGGGCGGGAGAAGCGGCTCCGGGTCGCCCCGGTCCGCAGCGCCACCTTCGAGGTGAACGGCCGCAAGACCGTCGTCGCAGCGGCGGACCCCGCACTCCTCAACGACAACGCCAAGGACGTCGGCCGGGCCCGCACCCTCGCCGAAGGACAGGCCCTGGCCGGTTCCACAGGGAAGGAAGCCGACGTCCCGCCGGGCCTGAAGCCGGTGCCCGGCACCTCGTCGCTGCCCTTCTCGGTCCTGCCCGTGGCGTCGTACTTCGTCACCCCGGGCACCCTGGAGCGCCTCGCCCCGCGCACCGTCGTCAGCGCCGCCTGGGTCACCACCGTCGGCGACCTCCCGCACGACGAGGCCCGCAAACTCCTCGACCGGGCCCTGGCCGACCTGCCGACCGTCCGCGTCCAGGACACCGACGCGGAGGCCGAGGTCATGCGGTCGATGATGGACCGCATGGTGATGGTCGCCGGGGTGCTGCTTGCCTTCTCGATGCTGATCGCCGCCCTCGGCGTCGCCGCCACCCTGATGCTCGGCGTCGACGAGCGCACCCGGGAGATCGGCATGCTCCGCGCGATCGGCCTCGGCGGCGGACAGCTGCGCGCGATGCTCACCCTGGAGGCGGTCCTGCTGTCCCTGACCGGCGCGGTCGCGGGCACCGTCCTCGGTCTGGTCTACGGCTGGCTCGCGGGCCGCTCGGTCACCCGGTCGTACGGGATCGAGCACACCCCCGCCCTGATGATCGCCGGGCTGCTGGGCGTCACGGTCCTGATCGGCCTGACCGCCGCCGTCCTGCCCGCCCGGAGGGTGCGCCGGATGGCGGTGGTGGACGCGCTGCACGCGGAGTGAGCACAGGGGAGGGGCCGGGACGTCCTGACGACTCCCCGGCCCCTCCCTCGGTCTGCGGTGTCAGCTCCTGCCGTGCTCCTGGCCGGTGCGGTGCTGCCGTCGGACCGGCTCGGACTGCTCGACGGTCCGACGCTCGCCGTGGTGGTGGCGTTCGGTGGACTCCGGCGTACGGCGGGCGATCGGGGACGGGCTCGTGTCGGAGGAGCGGCGGACCTCGGCGCGGATCATCGCGTTCAGTGCGGCGTACGGGTCAAACGGCATGGCTGTGTCGTCCTTTGCGGTACGGAGAGACCCCGCGCGCCTCTGAGAGGTGCGTGGGCGGGCACGGCGTACCGGCCGGAAGGGCCCGGGAGGAGCCCTACGGGCGGACCGGTACAGGGGCCTCTCAGCAGCGCAGCACCGCGCACCGTGCCGCGTACGGCGCGGGCCCACGGGCGGGGGAGGTGCGGGCGGACGCGGCGGTCGGCACGTACACCGACCGCACCGGAGGGCCGCTGCGCGGCGGGCTCTGCGGCGGGGCGGGCGGGGCCTGCACCCGGCGTACGCCGCCCAGCAGGAGCCGCAGTTCCGCATCCGCCGAGCCGTCCGGCGCACCCTCGCTCTCGGCGGAGCCCGAACCGGGCGGGGCACCCGCCGACCGGGTCTCCACGGAACCGCCGACACCCATGCCCGGCTCCGCGCCCACCAGCAGCGCGAACACCGCGGTGAACGCCAGCAGCGCGGCAAACGCGCGCCGGAGCACCGCCCGCGCGGGGAAGGGCATGGCAGCCATGGGGCACAGGTTCCCCACAACTCGACAGGAATGGAATGATTCGCCCCGACTTCAACCCATCGTGGTGAGCTGGACGGAGCAACGACCGGGAGCCGAGCGGCTGCTACCAGCTCGGTGACTTCGCGCCGTCCCATGTCGTCAACGACACGGACCAGGTCGCGGTGGTGTGGTCGGGCTCCGGCTGCACCGGAACGGTCGACTACGTGATCGACCCCGGCGGCTC
The sequence above is a segment of the Streptomyces sp. NBC_00237 genome. Coding sequences within it:
- a CDS encoding FtsX-like permease family protein gives rise to the protein MATLTYTLKEFRGQARRLLLTGAAVAVGVAFLVLAVGGSGALVSSFSQLAAAEVGPAAVQVTPDPRGPDRPAVPEDAAAKAARVAGVDAVAARRTGRATVLTPAGRPLDDPAVALSLTGDPALRWQLTDGGRWATAPDEVMLDSTTADRVGVRPGDRLHLLTATGERTSALLAGTLDTRAAPSTAGQPVLGAPDATIARYATGLRTTQLDLAVKPGAERAAADAVRTALGDDLRVRTGAASVDAATRDSSTLYGIVLVAALSFVLIAMAVARMVVTNTFSVVLSQQIRQLALLRCIGADRTEVRRHVRRQGLLLGIGASLVGLGAGAGAAAGGTLLLSTFDLGPVTVDLMPGWYVFALAFLFGVLLTLLAVRAPAKAASAVPPVAALGGAHAATPDSAGSRVVRTVFSVLLLGAGAALLAVGSVAPAPMSLLAVTLGAILSFFGVLRLARWLLPPVVTVLALPARRLFGTTGRLAAQQLHRNPGRTGSAASALLVGVTVMVAAATVVSTTGGSLNDLLSSRQPGAFSLVTDKKQVPQEALDAIGREKRLRVAPVRSATFEVNGRKTVVAAADPALLNDNAKDVGRARTLAEGQALAGSTGKEADVPPGLKPVPGTSSLPFSVLPVASYFVTPGTLERLAPRTVVSAAWVTTVGDLPHDEARKLLDRALADLPTVRVQDTDAEAEVMRSMMDRMVMVAGVLLAFSMLIAALGVAATLMLGVDERTREIGMLRAIGLGGGQLRAMLTLEAVLLSLTGAVAGTVLGLVYGWLAGRSVTRSYGIEHTPALMIAGLLGVTVLIGLTAAVLPARRVRRMAVVDALHAE